The following are encoded in a window of Platichthys flesus chromosome 19, fPlaFle2.1, whole genome shotgun sequence genomic DNA:
- the LOC133975128 gene encoding proteinase-activated receptor 1-like, translating to MFPVFPTVLVLVCACAASAGINGTNNGTVQGRTFLASVGTYEPIDADYLNSLDEVTRSYISKSGLVRNVTSIKRVEISEEALLFLTGSVSTILIPSFYTLVCLLSLPINICAVVAFTLRIKPKKPAAIYMLNLACADLLFAVLLPFKIFYHFGGNNWIFGSLMCRVVTAAFYWNMYCSVLLITCISLDRLLAVVYPIDSLSWRRPKNAIMACVAMWILSFAGTVPLVLHDQTFHLSQLNITTCHDVQSVHKVIWYYKFYFIALCCAFFFLPLLVTVVSYTRVIWALSRVPRGVLGRSRRTTRAVVMAGTVLVIFVLCFTPTNCLLMAHYLQFNGGGAEAIQESTDGSYVAYLVFMCLGSLNCLLDPLVYYFGSSQCQKQLSSTLRCEKILDGSSIQFSSSDSRRSSSRKILKSSRTESTKIHNPVTKTDSFQANLNSQYNKLLV from the exons atgtttccagtgtttccaaCAGTGCTGGTtctggtgtgtgcatgtgctgcgTCAGCTGGGATTAACGGTACGAACAACG gcaCCGTGCAAGGGCGGACGTTTCTTGCCTCTGTTGGCACATATGAACCAATAGACGCGGACTATCTCAATTCGTTGGATGAGGTCACCCGATCTTATATATCGAAAAGTGGGCTAGTGCGTAATGTAACCAGCATCAAGAGGGTGGAAATCTCAGAAGAAGCGCTGTTGTTTCTCACAGGCTCTGTGTCCACCATCCTCATCCCTTCCTTCTACACACTGGTCTGCCTCCTCAGCTTGCCGATCAACATTTGTGCAGTGGTGGCCTTCACTCTGAGGATCAAACCCAAGAAGCCGGCGGCCATCTACATGTTGAATCTGGCCTGTGCCGATCTGCTCTTTGCTGTGCTGCTCCCCTTCAAGATCTTCTACCACTTTGGAGGCAACAACTGGATATTCGGCTCGCTCATGTGCCGTGTGGTAACTGCAGCCTTCTACTGGAACATGTACTGTTCTGTTCTGCTCATAACTTGCATCAGTTTGGACCGCCTTCTTGCTGTAGTCTATCCTATTGACTCCCTGTCTTGGAGGAGGCCAAAGAACGCAATCATGGCCTGCGTCGCCATGTGGATATTATCCTTCGCTGGCACTGTGCCCCTTGTCCTCCACGACCAGACTTTTCACCTCAGTCAGCTGAACATCACCACCTGCCACGACGTCCAGTCTGTCCACAAGGTAATCTGGTACTACAAGTTCTACTTCATCGCCCTCTGCTGCGCCTTcttcttcctgcctctgctcGTCACAGTGGTGTCCTACACTCGTGTGATCTGGGCACTGAGCAGAGTCCCACGCGGCGTTCTAGGACGTTCACGCAGGACAACAAGAGCAGTGGTGATGGCTGGAACAGTGCTGGTGATATTTGTGCTGTGTTTCACGCCCACAAACTGTCTACTGATGGCCCACTATCTGCAATTTAACGGAGGAGGTGCTGAGGCGATCCAAGAGAGCACTGATGGCTCTTACGTAGCCTATCTCGTGTTTATGTGTTTGGGAAGTCTGAACTGCCTCCTGGATCCCCTGGTCTACTACTTTGGCTCATCCCAGTGCCAGAAACAACTGTCCAGCACACTGAGGTGTGAGAAGATTTTGGATGGCAGCAGCATTCAGTTCTCATCATCTGATTCCCGCCGATCCAGCTCCAGAAAAATTCTGAAATCCAGCCGCACAGAAAGTACCAAAATACACAATCCAGTCACCAAGACAGACTCGTTCCAGGCCAACCTCAACAGCCAGTATAATAAACTGCTGGTTTGA
- the LOC133975230 gene encoding proteinase-activated receptor 1-like gives MFSLFQKALLMVLVSACADSTVLNEEPEDFGPRVAGEVPDSRQGHRGLLYPPTAQRHGVLRPVRQMSVGVETHGIPSVVCPMFPADTTPEIRSLYECKVPNENSNNSMLMHNETNINETGVLKITSTQKGKISEEALLFLTGSVSNILIPSFYTLVCLLSLPINICAVVAFTLKIKPKKPAAIYMLNLACADLLFAVLLPFKIIYHFGGNNWIFGSLMCRVVTAAFYWNMYCSVLLITCISVDRLLAVVYPLDSLPWRTPGNAIMACVAMWILSFAGTVPLVLDDQTFPLSQLNITTCHDVQPVHEIILYYKICFIFLCCAFFFLPLLITVGSYTRLIWALNRVPRGVLGRSSRRTRAVVMAGTVLVIFVLCFTPTNCLLMAHYLQFNGGAEAIQESTDGSYAAYLMFMCLGSLNCLLDPLVYYFGSSQCQKQLSSTLRCEKILEGCSGHSFSSLSTRLTRMRTT, from the exons ATGTTTTCGTTGTTTCAAAAAGCCTTGCTGATGGTTCTGGTGAGTGCGTGTGCCGACTCAACTGTGCTGAATG AAGAACCTGAGGACTTTGGACCCAGAGTTGCTGGAGAAGTTCCTGATAGCAGACAAGGGCATAGAGGCCTTCTGTACCCCCCAACAGCTCAGAGACATGGAGTTCTTCGCCCAGTCCGTCAGATGTCAGTGGGAG TGGAAACGCATGGAATTCCTTCTGTAGTTTGTCCTATGTTCCCAGCAGACACAACTCCAGAGATAAGGAGTCTTTATGAATGTAAGGTGCCTAatgaaaacagcaacaacagtaTGTTAATGCATAATGAAACCAACATCAACGAAACAGGGGTGCTGAAAATAACCAGCACCCAGAAGGGGAAAATCTCAGAAGAAGCCCTGTTGTTTCTCACTGGCTCTGTGTCCAACATCCTCATCCCTTCCTTCTACACACTGGTCTGCCTCCTCAGCTTGCCGATCAACATTTGTGCAGTGGTGGCCTTTACTCTGAAGATCAAACCCAAGAAGCCGGCGGCCATCTACATGTTGAATCTGGCCTGTGCCGATCTGCTCTTTGCTGTGCTGCTCCCCTTCAAGATCATCTACCACTTTGGAGGCAACAACTGGATATTCGGCTCACTCATGTGCCGCGTGGTCACTGCAGCCTTCTACTGGAACATGTACTGTTCTGTTCTGCTCATAACTTGCATCAGTGTGGACCGTCTCCTTGCTGTAGTCTATCCTCTTGACTCTCTGCCTTGGAGGACGCCAGGGAACGCAATCATGGCCTGCGTCGCCATGTGGATATTATCCTTCGCTGGCACTGTGCCCCTTGTCCTCGACGACCAGACTTTTCCCCTTAGTCAGCTGAACATCACCACCTGCCACGACGTCCAGCCTGTGCACGAGATAATCTTGTACTACAAGATCTGCTTCATCTTCCTGTGCTGCGCCTTcttcttcctgcctctgctcaTCACAGTGGGGTCCTACACTCGACTGATCTGGGCACTGAACAGAGTGCCACGCGGCGTTCTAGGACGTTCGAGCAGGAGAACAAGAGCAGTGGTGATGGCTGGAACAGTGCTGGTGATATTTGTGCTGTGTTTCACACCCACAAACTGTCTACTGATGGCCCACTATCTGCAATTTAACGGAGGTGCTGAGGCGATTCAAGAGAGCACTGATGGCTCTTACGCAGCCTATctcatgtttatgtgtttagGAAGTCTGAACTGCCTCCTGGATCCTCTGGTCTACTACTTTGGCTCATCCCAGTGCCAGAAACAACTTTCCAGCACACTTAGGTGTGAGAAGATTTTGGAGGGCTGTAGTGGACATTCCTTTTCTAGCCTCAGTACTCGCTTAACTAGGATGAGAACAACCTGA
- the LOC133974844 gene encoding uncharacterized protein LOC133974844, which yields MAEAKRIRSKNYSEHEKTLLKLIVSNHPVIESKLHTAAIEQKKRSAWTAIGNEFNANEDVTTRTVQQLQVLWKNIKLGLKKENAASRRERFITGGGPPIKDTCDELGDLLSGIIEHQQPLGGIPDNDHLDSEHGELSTNEETNQEPVHNEPEPSTSAMASLGDEAATIQQRPKKITMHEKLAREFHERKIEYLKEEHEMKMRILEVELDMKLGERVMLQKRILHTSSHATQEMTEDYDYNGYEEPPDDLLALTVRPVMETFDMEDRVTVFGGEKLAEVDATLFSGGEDECLGKQYRGPSVDKSKLRRLAHSPKILETSFPFTSLRQMAGATKRSGED from the exons ATGGCAGAGGCAAAGAGAATTCGCTCCAAAAATTATAGTGAGCATGAAAAAACACTACTAAAACTAATTGTATCGAACCATCCAGTCATTGAAAGCAAACTCCATACTGCTGCTAttgaacagaagaaaagaagtgcTTGGACTGCAATTGGCAATGAATTCAATGCAAATGAAGATGTCACCACAAGAACAGTACAACAACTGCAG GTTCTATGGAAGAACATTAAACtgggattaaaaaaagagaatgcAGCAAGCAGAAGAGAGCGATTTATTACAGGTGGTGGACCACCAATAAAGGACACATGTGATGAATTGGGTGACTTGCTGTCTGGTATAATAGAGCACCAGCAACCTCTGGGTGGTATACCAGACAATGACCATTTGGACAGTGAACATGGAGAACTGAGCACAAATG AGGAAACCAATCAAGAACCAGTTCACAACGAGCCTGAACCCTCCACATCTGCTATGGCATCCCTGGGAGATGAAGCTGCTACCATCCAACAGAGACCAAAAAAGATAACTATGCATGAAAAGTTAGCCAGAGAATTTCATGAGCGTaaaattgaatatttaaaagaagaacatgaaatgaaaatgagaatTCTAGAGGTTGAACTGGATATGAAATTGGGAGAGAGGGTCATGCTCCAAAAAAGAATTCTGCATACCAGTAGCCATG CTACACAGGAAATGACTGAAGATTATGACTATAATGGTTATGAAGAGCCCCCTGATGATTTACTCGCACTGACTGTTAGGCCTGTTATGGAGACCTTTGATATGGAGGACAG AGTGActgtttttgggggggaaaaacTTGCTGAAGTCGACGCGACACTGTTTTCTGGTGGAGAGGATGAGTGCCTTGGAAAGCAATACCGGGGGCCCAGTGTGGACAAGTCGAAGCTGAGAAGACTGGCGCACAGTCCCAAAATTCTG GAAACTTCCTTTCCCTTCACATCTCTGAGGCAAATGGCCGGCGCCACGAAGCGGAGCGGGGAAGATTAA